In Ruminiclostridium josui JCM 17888, the genomic window TCTTAACAACAACGATATTATTAGCATAATCACTGGAAACATATGCTTCTGTAAGTATAGTTATCAATCTGTTTGAAACCTGATTTTCAGACTGAGCAAAGGCAGAATATTTATATTTGCCTTCAGGAGTCATAACCTTAATAAGCCTTAGTTCCTTAATATCACGAGAAACTGTAGCCTGAGTTACATCCATTCCTTGCTCCTTAAGCTTTTCTGCAAGCTCTTCCTGTGTTTCAATATCGTTATTTTCAATAATATCCAAAATTTTTGCGTGTCTGTTATATTTCATAATCTTACTCCTCTTTTCTCCCGTAAATTTTACTTCTGAGTACGGTAAAAAAGTTCTTGGAATTTACTCTGATTATTTTTACTGTACTCTCTGTTTTCTCTATTTCAAGATAATCTCCACCTGTTATTTCAAGATTTTTCTGTCCGTCCACAGTCACCTTAGCTTTATGCTCAAACCCCTGGGATACACATATTTTTATTTTTCGCATATCCGATGTAATTAATGGTCTTGATGACAAAATATGCGGACAAATGGGAGTTATTATAATCAGTCCCGATGTAGGCTCAACTATGGGGCCTCCTGCCG contains:
- a CDS encoding arginine repressor, translating into MKYNRHAKILDIIENNDIETQEELAEKLKEQGMDVTQATVSRDIKELRLIKVMTPEGKYKYSAFAQSENQVSNRLITILTEAYVSSDYANNIVVVKTLSGMAQAAGSAIDSLKWNEILGTIAGDDTLIMVCRAEKIAEDIVNKFNKMIKS